A portion of the Bubalus kerabau isolate K-KA32 ecotype Philippines breed swamp buffalo chromosome 1, PCC_UOA_SB_1v2, whole genome shotgun sequence genome contains these proteins:
- the PTGER1 gene encoding prostaglandin E2 receptor EP1 subtype: MSPCGPLNLSLAGEATTCTAPGAPNTSAGPPLGLAGASPALPIFSMTLGAVSNVLALGLLAQAAGRLRRRRSAATFLLFVASLLATDLAGHVIPGALVLRLYAAGRAPAGGACHFLGGCMVFFGLCPLLLGCGMAVERCVGVTRPLLHAARVSVARARLALAALAAVALAVALLPLARVGRYELQYPGTWCFIGLGPAGGWRQALLAGLFAGLGLASLLAALLCNTLSGLALLRARWRRRRSRRHFPAGGGPDSRRHWGGRGPRSASASSASSVASASAAPGGSPGRGSSRRARAHDVEMVGQLVGIMVVSCICWSPLLVVVVLAVAGWGSSSLQRPLFLAVRLASWNQILDPWVYILLRQAVLRQLLRLLPSRAGAKGSHGGLGLNKSTWEASSLRSSRHSGLSSF, translated from the exons ATGAGCCCTTGTGGGCCCCTCAACCTGAGCCTGGCGGGCGAGGCGACCACGTGCACGGCACCCGGGGCCCCCAACACGTCCGCCGGACCACCGTTGGGCTTGGCGGGCGCATCGCCCGCGCTGCCCATCTTCTCCATGACGCTGGGCGCCGTGTCCAACGTGCTGGCGCTGGGGCTTCTGGCGCAGGCCGCGGGCCGTCTGCGGCGCCGCCGCTCAGCAGCCACCTTCCTGCTGTTCGTCGCCAGCCTGCTGGCCACGGACCTGGCGGGCCACGTGATCCCGGGTGCGCTGGTGCTGCGCCTGTACGCGGCGGGGCGCGCGCCTGCTGGCGGCGCCTGCCACTTCCTGGGCGGCTGCATGGTCTTCTTCGGCCTGTGCCCGCTGCTGCTGGGCTGCGGCATGGCCGTGGAGCGCTGCGTGGGCGTCACGCGGCCGCTGTTGCACGCAGCCCGCGTCTCGGTGGCCCGTGCGCGGCTGGCTCTGGCAGCGCTGGCCGCCGTGGCCTTGGCCGTGGCGCTGCTGCCGCTGGCGCGCGTAGGCCGCTATGAGCTGCAGTACCCCGGCACGTGGTGCTTCATCGGGCTGGGCCCGGCGGGAGGCTGGCGCCAGGCGCTGCTCGCCGGCCTCTTCGCCGGCCTTGGCTTGGCTTCGTTGCTCGCCGCGCTCCTGTGCAACACGCTCAGCGGCCTGGCCCTGCTGCGCGCCCGTTGGCGGCGCCGCCGCTCTCGACGGCACTTCCCAGCCGGAGGAGGCCCCGACAGCCGCCGTCACTGGGGAGGGCGCGGACCCCGCTCGGCCTCCGCTTCGTCCGCCTCGTCCGTCGCTTCAGCATCCGCCGCCCCGGGCGGCTCTCCGGGCCGTGGCTCCTCACGCAGAGCCCGCGCCCACGACGTGGAAATGGTGGGCCAGCTCGTAGGCATCATGGTGGTGTCATGTATCTGCTGGAGTCCCTTGCTG gtggtggtggtgctggctGTCGCAGGCTGGGGCTCCAGCTCCCTGCAGCGGCCGCTGTTTTTGGCCGTGCGCCTCGCCTCGTGGAACCAGATTCTGGACCCCTGGGTGTACATCTTGCTGCGCCAAGCAGTGCTTCGCCAACTGCTTCGCCTGCTGCCTTCAAGGGCAGGCGCCAAGGGCAGCCATGGAGGGCTGGGCCTAAACAAGAGCACTTGGGAGGCCAGCTCGCTGCGCAGTTCTCGGCACAGTGGCCTCAGTTCTTTTTAG